CTGGGACATTATCGTAGGCTTTAAGCTGGTTTAAGCAATGAGGACAGCGGGAAGGCGGCCAAAGAATCGACAATCCAGCAGGAAGTCGATAAACAACAACATTGAGAAAGCTGCCAATAGATGCACCCAATACAAAAACGATGATACTCGCAGGGACGATCATCAAAATGTCCATATTGTCATTAGTCATTAGTCATTAGTCATTTGTCGTTTATCTTTTCCCCTTTGTCGAGGGTTAATTAATATTGACTCTTAACTTTTGACAGACGCGCTTAATCGCGTCTCGACTCCTGACTCTTGTACAGACGCGATTCATCGCGTCTGTACTCATAACTAATGCGATGAATCGCGTCTTTACTAAACTAATATAGATGGGATTCAATTTGATTTAATGGTACAAAGCACTCTTGAGGTAAGAGAACTGGTTGGTTAGTAAAAATTACCTTACCTCGATGAGTCACACGATTAATTGCTACACCTGAAGGTTGCCCAGCGATTTCGGGGTGTACCTCACAGTGGGTATAGTAGATTTGCCCAGCGGCTCTGATTATGGCGGGATCAATCAAAGGAGACTGGTTCTTTGGAGCGGTAAAGTTTGTTTGTCCTTGTCGTAATGCGTACACTATCGACTGTTATATGATTGCTAGATTTGTCTTTAGTTTACCCGAAACTTCCAGCACCTGTTGCCAGATTGCCCACATTGGAAGAATAAGTTATTCTTTTTCCAGAGCTTTAATCAGTGAGTCACCCATAGCACGGCAGCCTAAAAGATTCTTACCTGGAGAAATTATGTCTCCTGTGCGATCGCCTTGTTCCAAAACTTGCAACACAGCTTGCTCAATATGGTCTGCTGCTTTTGGCTGGTTTAAAGCATAACGTAACATCATCGCTACACTCAAAACTTGGGCTAGAGGGTTTGCTTTATCAAGTCCTGCTATATCTGGGGCGGAACCGTGGACTGGTTCAAAGACGCCAGGCCCAGAAGCACCCAAACTAGCAGAAGGTAGCATTCCGATACTGCCTGTGAGCATAGCAGCAGCATCAGAGAGGATATCACCAAATAAATTACCTGTAACAATGGTATCGAACTGCTTGGGAGCGCGTAGTAACTGCATAGCAGCATTATCTACATATAAATGAGAGAGTTCGACATCTGGATATTCTTGGGAGAGTTGGGTGATGCGATCGCGCCACAACTGAGATACTTCTAATACATTCGCCTTATCTACAGAACAGAGTTTCCCGCTGCGTTTTCGCGCCGCTTCAAACGCCACCCGTCCAATACGTTCAATTTCCGATTCGCTGTAAACCATTGTGTTCACCCCGCGTTTCTCACCAGTTTCCGTTTCAAAAATGCCCTTGGGTTTACCGAAGTAAATTCCACCAGTGAGTTCGCGCACCACCATAATATCAACGCCTTCCACAACTTCCCGTTTCAAAGTCGAAGCGTCAATTAGTTGTGGCAAAATTTTCGCAGGGCGCAAATTGGCAAATAATCCCAAACCCGCACGCAGTCCTAACAAACCTGCTTCTGGGCGTAAATGAGATGGTAAGGAATCCCACTTGTAGCCACCGATGGCTGCGAGTAATACAGCATCACTGTTACGACAGGTATCTAGGGTAATAGATGGCAGAGGTTCGCCTGTCGCATCTATTGCTGCACCACCTATAAGGGCTTCTTGAAATTCAAACTTAATATCAAATTGGTTCCCTACGACTTTTAGCACGTCTACCGCTACTGCCATAATTTCAGGGCCTATGCCATCGCCGGGGAGTAGGGTAATGCGGTAGTTCTGGGTCATAGCTAGTTTTTACTGGGTAAATGCTTGCAGATTAAATATCATACCCAGCAAAATGTACCGATGGAGTTTTTAATTTATTTAGATGTATGTTGTCTGAATCGCCCTTTCGATGACCATACACAGGAAAGGATTTTTTTAGAAGCTGAGTCCATAAGGCTCATTTTAGTTCGTTGTCAGAGTGGTGAATGGCAATTACTGGGAAGTGAAGGATGATGAGTTGGAACAGGCACCAGACAAAGAAAGAAAACGGCAAATGATGGCTTGGGCTGCTTTAGCAATCATTAAAATTATTGGTAGAGAACAAGTCAAGTCCGGTGCTAGAGAAGTTGTTGCTCTTGAATTTAAAACCTTTGATGCATCTCATATCGCTTGTGCGGAAGTCGGAAATGCCGATATCTTTATTAACAACTGATGACAGGATGTTGCGTCTAGCAGCAAAATACAGCGCCATGCTACAAGTGAGAGTAGAGAAGCCGTTGCGGTGGATATCGCAGGTAATAAATGCTCGACGTGACTAACCTGACTCAAGCTGAGATTAGGCGACTGGGAATAGAAGCCTTAACGAAGGCTCTTGACCCTGCTGGAATGGCAAGATTTATACAGCAGTTTGAAATAAGTAGTGGAGATTACACACGAGATAGAGATCAAATTTTGGGAGATATCACTTTTGAAGAAATCTTCGCTACATTCACTAAAGTTTTTTCGCCTGCTTGAGAAATTAACTTAATTCTCTAAGCTTTATTTATCTGTGCAAATATTTTCCCAGTATTAGACATCAAAGTTTGAAGAATTGCTTGTAATGCTACCTTAATTTATCATTGATTGACCAATTTAGCTAAATTTCCTCCAACAGCTAAGACTAAAGATTATAAGGTTCAAATTTTAAATAGCAAAATATCATGTAAAGCTGAATAATCATGCTTGATTTATCCACTCAAGACCTTCGCGACACTGCTATTGAGTTTTTAGAGCAAAGTAGCCCCCAACGTTTGCAAACTCTCAAGCAATTGGGTATTGCTCGCTATGAGTTTTTAACTAAAATGCAGTTAAATGAAGCAAATATTATTTGTATAATGCGGTTTTTCAAATATCCAAATCAGCTAAAATTCCCTAATTTAATGGGAGCAGATTTATCTGGTTTAATTTTAGACGGAGTTAATTTTATCCGGGGAAATTTATTAGAAGCGAATTTAGAAGGTAGCAGTTTAGTCAATGCAGACCTGTTATTTGCAAATTTTACAAAAGCTAATTTGAAAAATGCAGATTTAAGAAATGCAACTCTAAATGAGACTGTTTGGTTAGATGCTTTAGTAGATGAGTGCAAATTTGGTTCAGTCGTTGGATTAACAAAACTGCAACGTAAAGATTTACAACTGCGAGGAGCTAGGTTTAATTGCTGAGATGATGATAATTAAAATAAAAAACACTAATAAGACTATTTTTTAGTATTCTGAGATTAAGAGAGTTGAGGATAATTTTATGAGTAATTCAATTAAACTGCCTAAAAAACTGATGCTTTTGGGTTCAGGAGAGCTAGGCAAAGAATTTGCGATCGCAGCTAAACGCCTTGGTAATTATGTAATTGCTGTTGACCGCTATGCTAATGCTCCAGCGATGCAAGTTGCTGACTCTTTTGAAATAATTTCTATGCTTAGTGCTGATGATTTAGAAACTATAGTCACGAAACATCAGCCTGACTTTATTATACCAGAAATTGAAGCTATTAGAACAGAAAAACTTCTAGAATTTGAGCAGCGAGGCATTACAGTTATCCCGACAGCGGCGGCTACTAACTATACAATGAATCGCGATAGAATTAGAGAGCTTGCACATGAAAAATTAGGCATCAGAACGGCTAGATATGGTTATGCAATTAGCTTAGAAGAGTTGATTGCTATATCTGATGAAATTGGGTTTCCTAATGTTGTTAAACCCGTGATGTCATCCTCTGGAAAAGGTCAATCTGTAGTTGAGGATAAAAGTGAAGTTGAGAAAGCATGGAATTATGCGATCGCTAATTCTAGAGGGGACAATCAAAAAGTTATAGTTGAAGAGTTTATTAACTTTGAAATTGAGATAACTTTACTAACAATTAAACAGTGGAATGCACCAACTATTTTCTGTTATCCTATCGGTCATCGCCAAGAACGAGGAGATTATCAAGAGTCGTGGCAACCAGCAGATATTGCTGAAGATAAGATATTAAAATCCCAAGAAATTGCGACGAAAGTCACCGATGCTTTAGGAGGAGCCGGAATTTTTGGTGTTGAGTTTTTCATCACCAAAGATGAAGTGATTTTTTCTGAACTTTCTCCTAGACCTCACGATACAGGAATGGTGACGTTAATCTCGCAAAATCTCAATGAATTTGAACTCCACTTACGAGCTATTTTAAACTTGCCTATTCCTCATATAGAACAGCTAGGAGCATCAGCTAGTGCGGTAATTTCAGCATCACAAAAATCTGATTCTATTACTTTTAGCGGTGTAGCCGATGCATTATCAGAAAAAGATGTAGATATAAGGTTATTTGGTAAACCCAATGCTCATCCCTATCGGCGCATGGGAGTAGCCTTAGCTAAGGGTGTTAATGTTGAAGAGGCTAGACAAAAAGCTACTAAAGCCGCAAGTAAAATCAAAATTATCTAATCATAGATAAATACGGTTTAGCAAAAATTTGACGTATGTAGAGACGTCGCATTGCAACGTCTCTACAGAGTTATTGCTGATGAAAAATGTTTTGTCCCCAGCGGATTAAATCATAGGTAGGTAGCACAGCTAGCATCCTGCATTGTCTACCTTGTAGGAGTGTTAGCAGAACCAACCGCAGCAACCGGGTTTGGCTGATTCAGGTAATTGTAAACAAGTTGGGAAACTTGACGAATAAAGTCTCTGCCTCTGGTGTCTTTGTAAGGACGAGTGACGAAGATAGCAGCCAAGTAGCGCTTGCCATTAGGCATAGTAATAAATCCAGCGTCGCCAATCAAAAAGCCGATATCTCCAGTTTTGTTGGCGATGACTGCACCTTTCCCTAAACCTGCGGGAAGCAGTGTGTGAATGGTTGTGCGGCGCAGAATATCTAAAACCTGCTCTTGACTCTGTGGGGAAACTAGTTTGTTATTGACTAACAAAGCCAGTACTCGCGTCATGTCTTGCGAACTTGTAGTATTAGTTCCTCTCAAGTCAGCCAACAGACGGCGAATTACAGTGTCTTTCAGTCCCCAACTACGAAAACGTTGATTTAGTTTCGCTGCCCCACCTAAGCGATCAATAATCATGTTGGTGGCTGTATTGTCGCTAATAGTAACCATTTTGGTAACGGTTTCTAAAGCTGTGTATTTCTTGCCGACTCGCTCATATTGCATAATTCCAGAGCCGTTAGTTACCAAGTCACGCCGCATAGTCAGCATTTCATTCAGGGTAACTTTCCCAGCGTCTAAATCCTGAAAGAAGGCAACAAGAATTGGTAGTTTGATTGTACTTGCTGCTGGAAAAACGCGATCGCCTCCTACATCCAAATAATCACCAGTATCCAAATCCAGGAAAAACATTCCTGTTTTAAGAAAACTATAACGAGCCATCAACGCTTTAATCTGAGGCTCTAGTTGTTTCATTGGTGAATGCAAAGGAACTACACCAGCAAATAGATTGCTATTAGTAACTACTGGTGAAACCGCAGGTTGAGTAATTTCTGGAGTGTTCGGCTGGCTTGCAGTCAATCGTATTGGTTGGGGTAACTGCACAGACCAACGCTTGGGGGATTCCTCTGTCAGCTTTACTTGTGCTGGGTCGAAGGTGTAGCCAGGTGCTAAGGTCACCACCATGCGGGTAGTATCTGCGTTAAACTGTTCTACCCGAACTTCTCTAATCACTAAACCTACCTTTTGATTTGCTTGTGGATATCCAAGGTTGACTCCTGGCAAATCAATTACTAAACGGCTAGGGTTGGCAAATAGTTGGACTTTGGGTTGAACATTCTCATCTGTAGTGAAATCCAGATGATTGTGATTGCTATCAAAATGCCAATTGGCGACTGTAGAAGCTTTAACGGTGGAACCGAGCAGGAAAACACTTAAAAAGCTGGGTATGAGCCAGCTAGCTTTCAAAATATTTGCTTTGTGTGTGAGGAGCATGAACGACAACTTGCGGTGTGAGTTAGATTGAAGCAACAAAAACAGCTCATCATTAAAGCACAATTATCAAAATTTTTGGAAATTAGACATTTAGGCTAAAAAGCGATCGCTTGCAAGTGTGAAGAACCTTTACGCAATTAGCTATACTATTTTTAGAAATATTGCATTTATTTGCCTCAAAATCAAAATCCCAAATCTACAGCAATGCGATGAGCGCAGGCAAACCCAGAAAAAGCCACCGCATTCAACCCCTGGCCTGGAAAAGTACTATCTCCTACACAATAAAGTCCTGGAATAGCTGTGCGATTAAACGGCATTCCCAATAACCCCCGCAATTTGTACCGGGGAATTGGCCCATATGTGCCATCCTCACGCCCTAAAAAGCGGCGATGGCTGCGCGGTGTTCCCACCTCCAGATAATCTAATCCCGCATCTAAACCTGGAAAAATCTTCTCTAGGCGGTCAATAATCCGCCATGCAGCCTCTTCTTTCTTCGCCTCGTACTCACTCTGAGAGAGTTCCTGCCAATCATCAATCCAATGCGGTGTGAAGGAATGAATAATGTGATATCCGGCTGGTGCTAAATCTGGGTCAAGTAATGTCGGAATCGAAACAAAAATTGTCCCTTCTGCTGCTGCCATCTTTTCCCAATCTTCCAACAAAATATGATGGCACTCCGTCCCCTTGGGTAAAACTTCCGCTTTCACTCCCATATGTAAACTCAAGAAGCTGGGCGATTTTTGATATCTTTGTTGCCATTTTTTCTCATTAACTGGTATTATCTCTGCTGGTAGTAATTGTTTAAATGTGTCCCAGCGTGTAGCATTAGAAACTATGCGTTTACCCCGATATACTTTACCATTAGCGAGTTGCACACCGACTGCTCGTCCTTGTTCTGTAAGAATTTTCGTAACTCTGGCTTGGTACTGTATATTACCCCCAGCTTTTTCTAGACCCTCAACCAGTTTTTGGGCAATTTGCCCGACTCCACCTTTGGGGTAGTTAACTCCGCCATAGTGTCTATCAGAAAAGACCATCCCGGCATTAATCATTGGGGTCAAGTCAGCTGGAACAACTGACCAGCAATAACACTCCATATCGATAAATTTCAATAACTGGGGGTCTTTTATATAGCGCCGTGCAACATCTCCAGCGTTTTGCGGCAGATACTTGGCTAAACCGAGACACGCTAAAGGATGCTGCAAAAATACCCGCAGTAAATACCGAGGTTCTTCCAGCGACAGCAAATTTATGCTATTGAGACACTTGAATACTTGCTGGCATTCGTCATAAAAGCGACGAATTCCCTGTTCTTCATGACGAAAGTGAGCAGCAAGATTTTGCAAAAACTTTTCATAAACCCGATCAACTTTCAGGTCTAAACCTGCGGGTAAATGATAGTGAATCTGCACGGGATCAGCGATCGCTTCTTGGCTGACATTCACAGCCTCCAAAGCACGGGTGAGTAAGTTAGTAGTGCCGTTGTCACCCAGCCCAAAAATCATCGATGCCCCAACATCGAAGCGATAGCCTTGGCGTTCAAAATAACCAGCACTCCCACCTGGAATCAAATAACGTTCCAGTACCAGCACTTTCGCTCCCTTGGCTGCTAGTTGAGTTGCAGTTACTAAACCACCAATTCCAGACCCAATTACTATTACATCAATTGTCATTGGTCATTTGTCCTTTGTCATTTGTCTTTTGTCCTTTGTCTTTTGTCTACAGTCAACCAATAAATATACGTGAGTTCGACGAGTGCTATGTTGACCTCTCCCCCAGCCCCTCTCCTACGAGGAGAGGGGAGTAAAACAATGATTTTTTCGTTGCTCCTCCCTCTTCGAAGCGGAAAGGGAGGTTGG
This region of Nostoc sp. UHCC 0302 genomic DNA includes:
- the purT gene encoding formate-dependent phosphoribosylglycinamide formyltransferase yields the protein MSNSIKLPKKLMLLGSGELGKEFAIAAKRLGNYVIAVDRYANAPAMQVADSFEIISMLSADDLETIVTKHQPDFIIPEIEAIRTEKLLEFEQRGITVIPTAAATNYTMNRDRIRELAHEKLGIRTARYGYAISLEELIAISDEIGFPNVVKPVMSSSGKGQSVVEDKSEVEKAWNYAIANSRGDNQKVIVEEFINFEIEITLLTIKQWNAPTIFCYPIGHRQERGDYQESWQPADIAEDKILKSQEIATKVTDALGGAGIFGVEFFITKDEVIFSELSPRPHDTGMVTLISQNLNEFELHLRAILNLPIPHIEQLGASASAVISASQKSDSITFSGVADALSEKDVDIRLFGKPNAHPYRRMGVALAKGVNVEEARQKATKAASKIKII
- the leuB gene encoding 3-isopropylmalate dehydrogenase; translation: MTQNYRITLLPGDGIGPEIMAVAVDVLKVVGNQFDIKFEFQEALIGGAAIDATGEPLPSITLDTCRNSDAVLLAAIGGYKWDSLPSHLRPEAGLLGLRAGLGLFANLRPAKILPQLIDASTLKREVVEGVDIMVVRELTGGIYFGKPKGIFETETGEKRGVNTMVYSESEIERIGRVAFEAARKRSGKLCSVDKANVLEVSQLWRDRITQLSQEYPDVELSHLYVDNAAMQLLRAPKQFDTIVTGNLFGDILSDAAAMLTGSIGMLPSASLGASGPGVFEPVHGSAPDIAGLDKANPLAQVLSVAMMLRYALNQPKAADHIEQAVLQVLEQGDRTGDIISPGKNLLGCRAMGDSLIKALEKE
- a CDS encoding serine hydrolase, encoding MLLTHKANILKASWLIPSFLSVFLLGSTVKASTVANWHFDSNHNHLDFTTDENVQPKVQLFANPSRLVIDLPGVNLGYPQANQKVGLVIREVRVEQFNADTTRMVVTLAPGYTFDPAQVKLTEESPKRWSVQLPQPIRLTASQPNTPEITQPAVSPVVTNSNLFAGVVPLHSPMKQLEPQIKALMARYSFLKTGMFFLDLDTGDYLDVGGDRVFPAASTIKLPILVAFFQDLDAGKVTLNEMLTMRRDLVTNGSGIMQYERVGKKYTALETVTKMVTISDNTATNMIIDRLGGAAKLNQRFRSWGLKDTVIRRLLADLRGTNTTSSQDMTRVLALLVNNKLVSPQSQEQVLDILRRTTIHTLLPAGLGKGAVIANKTGDIGFLIGDAGFITMPNGKRYLAAIFVTRPYKDTRGRDFIRQVSQLVYNYLNQPNPVAAVGSANTPTR
- the crtH gene encoding carotenoid isomerase, yielding MTIDVIVIGSGIGGLVTATQLAAKGAKVLVLERYLIPGGSAGYFERQGYRFDVGASMIFGLGDNGTTNLLTRALEAVNVSQEAIADPVQIHYHLPAGLDLKVDRVYEKFLQNLAAHFRHEEQGIRRFYDECQQVFKCLNSINLLSLEEPRYLLRVFLQHPLACLGLAKYLPQNAGDVARRYIKDPQLLKFIDMECYCWSVVPADLTPMINAGMVFSDRHYGGVNYPKGGVGQIAQKLVEGLEKAGGNIQYQARVTKILTEQGRAVGVQLANGKVYRGKRIVSNATRWDTFKQLLPAEIIPVNEKKWQQRYQKSPSFLSLHMGVKAEVLPKGTECHHILLEDWEKMAAAEGTIFVSIPTLLDPDLAPAGYHIIHSFTPHWIDDWQELSQSEYEAKKEEAAWRIIDRLEKIFPGLDAGLDYLEVGTPRSHRRFLGREDGTYGPIPRYKLRGLLGMPFNRTAIPGLYCVGDSTFPGQGLNAVAFSGFACAHRIAVDLGF
- a CDS encoding pentapeptide repeat-containing protein translates to MLDLSTQDLRDTAIEFLEQSSPQRLQTLKQLGIARYEFLTKMQLNEANIICIMRFFKYPNQLKFPNLMGADLSGLILDGVNFIRGNLLEANLEGSSLVNADLLFANFTKANLKNADLRNATLNETVWLDALVDECKFGSVVGLTKLQRKDLQLRGARFNC